CTAACTACGCGGTCTTAAGCAAACGACGCGTGACGTTTAGTTCGTATTGAATCGGATAATCGTTGTTGGCAATCACCTGTCGCCCCAAGTGCCGCTGGAGGTTGACCACCAGCGGGGCTTTAAGGTTTAGGGTGATTGTGCCCTCGTTCTTGCCGACGATGACCAACACTTGGGCCTGCCGCGGCTCGGTCAGTTCGAGCGGCGCAAGTTCACTTCGCGACACGCGCAATTGGTAGCCTGCCACAAACCGACGTGGGCTAATCACCGCCACCGCGATTTCGCGACGCGCCGTGCTCTGCAGCCAACCCAAGGCATCGTTCTCGGCATCCGCCAGCAAGACCCATTCGCGGCAATCCTCCAGCCCGAGGATTCCCGCGGGAAAGAGAAGCCGATCATTGGCGCCGACTTCGAGCCGACCGAAACGAGTTGTGTTGATCCACATCTTCTCTGCCTCCGTGCAAATCGGGTCCTCCTGACCATGCATTGACTACATCGGACGTGGAGGCGATTACGGAAAAGAAAATGTCTCGGCAATATACGAAGTTAGGGCGGTCCGGCACGGCCCCACCACTGTTCGCCTCGGCATTGCCGTTTCAGACGACATAAACCGAGGAATTGTCCTGGGCCTGCCGCAATCCGTCCCACACCACGGAACGCCACGGAGGTCGTTCCCTGCAACTCGGCGGCTACGCCGCCTGTAGGGAACGGGCCTCCGTGCCGTTCCGACTCCGCGGAGTTCCGTCTCCGTGCCGTTCCGAATATTGCCGAGCGGCGCGAATGAACTTGCTGAAATGGCGAGAATCCATCAAGATCGGCCCAGCCGACAAGCTCAATGCGCGAAAAGGGAACTTCGGATGAATGATCTGACCATCTGCTCGGTCTCGTTTCACAGCGGGCTGCATCTAGCCGCCAACTACGATTTGACTCGCGAAATCAATGGCGATGTGCGCTGGATCGTCGCGCAAAACGGCCCGGTGGAAGACCTCCCTCGATTCACCGTGATTCCCGGCGCGATCGCGCCGGCGAGCATCGGCCCCGGCAACCAGAACATCAAGGCCGCCAGCTACCATCACGCCCTGGGGCTCAATGCCACATTGCCGCACATCAAGACGCGGTTCGCGCTGTTTCTCGATCCCGACTTCTTCGTCGTGCCGCCGCTGGCTCTAATCCTTGATCACATGACCTCTCAGCGGTTGGCATTCTTCGGGGCGCCCTACGCCATCGATCCCAACAAACCGCGCCGTCAAGACTTCCCGTGCGCCTTTTGCATGTTCGTCGACACGGAGCAAGTCGACGTCGCCAAATTCGATTTCATGCCGGACGTATCCCGTCTGGACGTCATGGCCGACACAGGCTTCCAGATTTGCACTCGATACAGCAACTCGCCGCACGACGTGGCGCTCCCTTCCTACTCGGCCGGCCCAACACCGTATCGCCACACGACGCGCCAGTTGAGCGACATCTGCAAGCACCAATTTGCCAAGGCATCGACCGACGCCTATTTTTGGGAGGATAAACTTTTCGG
This genomic stretch from Pirellulales bacterium harbors:
- the fliW gene encoding flagellar assembly protein FliW, producing the protein MWINTTRFGRLEVGANDRLLFPAGILGLEDCREWVLLADAENDALGWLQSTARREIAVAVISPRRFVAGYQLRVSRSELAPLELTEPRQAQVLVIVGKNEGTITLNLKAPLVVNLQRHLGRQVIANNDYPIQYELNVTRRLLKTA